One Fusobacterium sp. SYSU M8D902 DNA segment encodes these proteins:
- a CDS encoding BMC domain-containing protein, with protein sequence MEKNRVIQEYVPGKQITLAHIIAHPDKDICNKLGLNIETTQAIGILTITPGEAAIIGADIATKAGEIEIGFLDRFSGTLVINGKVSSVETSINSVLNFLENTLKFSICECTRS encoded by the coding sequence TTGGAAAAAAATAGGGTTATACAGGAATATGTACCAGGAAAGCAGATAACACTTGCACATATTATTGCACATCCAGATAAAGATATCTGTAACAAATTGGGGCTAAATATTGAAACAACTCAAGCTATTGGAATACTTACAATCACACCTGGAGAAGCTGCAATCATAGGGGCTGATATTGCTACTAAAGCAGGAGAAATAGAGATCGGATTCTTGGATAGATTCAGTGGGACACTTGTTATTAATGGTAAGGTCTCAAGTGTTGAAACATCTATTAACAGTGTTTTAAATTTTTTAGAAAACACTT
- a CDS encoding sensor domain-containing diguanylate cyclase, translating to MKKFLIKDRTFIGIILLLICIVISSFISLQSTIKNEEIKRFRENLDKTTHYSTLNAKLLVDEMIKDLSKMSKMIGKYENIHTPIVKDILTYTQELSYFNVVGVVDENGNGYNSFGDSFNLSDRDYFKKSSLGKLGISNIFKSKVFKDKYTQIFSYPLYDKNKKIKGIVFGAFYFDSIEKITNIRLKNDDKTTMFLLDSEGNYISNNEFFKNKFTFWKYLESIKINKYYISEMKRAFRENRSLGYKYQKNGATYYGHSFPFENLNGYLVSETSDKEVTSYIDKINRLVLKEELITGSCFALMILIICIYFRRINNETKEANKKAEDNMEIICKVAEHSQKTVFSYDSNTKTLSIKTNLFDNFFLKDLSSDKVINNFPESLISSNIVDQDSIKNLRKLFCDEHDQNFIEIKTIVNNKEEWSRISIYNKFSDKKNNFDDIVGIIENITQEKLRESEHEKKLEIYEKLIKNAIFYAKADLCTDTVFELNGKNVKLKLSEFIRNDFLLKIKDQYLDYVIEKFSLENLNHIFTEGNDLLKLEFLVENKKVEQWVSCIIYKISSNDNNKILFVVKDIDQKKKRELELKNRAEKDGLTGLYNSITLRNKIEETLQIKNHNDLKKVFIILDLDNFKEINDKFGHSYGDKVLIEIAQILKNKFRPNDIIGRLGGDEFVIFLNGVENYEAAEKYIECLKLAVEKVYKKESVTVKISGSIGFSISPDDGSTFEELYTRADLALYEIKKCGKNNYKKYTR from the coding sequence ATGAAAAAATTTTTAATCAAAGATAGAACTTTTATAGGTATAATTTTATTATTAATTTGTATAGTTATCTCATCTTTTATCTCTTTACAATCTACAATAAAGAACGAGGAGATCAAAAGATTTAGAGAAAACCTCGATAAAACCACTCATTATTCCACTTTGAATGCTAAACTTCTAGTTGATGAAATGATTAAAGATTTGAGTAAAATGAGTAAAATGATTGGAAAATATGAAAATATTCATACTCCTATTGTAAAAGATATTTTAACCTATACTCAAGAGCTTAGCTACTTTAATGTTGTTGGTGTTGTTGATGAAAATGGAAATGGATACAATAGTTTTGGAGATTCTTTCAATCTATCTGATAGAGATTATTTTAAAAAGAGTTCTCTTGGAAAACTTGGAATCTCTAATATCTTCAAATCAAAGGTATTTAAAGATAAGTATACACAAATTTTTTCATATCCACTTTATGATAAAAATAAAAAAATTAAAGGTATTGTTTTTGGAGCTTTCTACTTTGACTCCATTGAAAAAATAACCAATATCAGACTAAAAAATGATGATAAAACTACAATGTTTCTTTTAGATTCTGAAGGAAATTACATCAGTAATAATGAGTTTTTTAAAAATAAATTTACTTTCTGGAAATATTTGGAAAGCATCAAAATTAACAAATACTATATTTCAGAGATGAAAAGAGCTTTTAGAGAAAATAGATCTTTAGGATATAAATATCAAAAAAATGGAGCAACCTATTATGGACACTCCTTTCCTTTTGAAAACTTAAATGGTTATTTAGTAAGTGAAACTAGTGATAAAGAGGTTACTAGCTATATAGATAAGATCAATCGTTTAGTTTTAAAAGAGGAGTTAATTACAGGAAGTTGTTTTGCTCTTATGATACTCATTATCTGTATCTACTTTAGAAGAATTAACAATGAAACTAAAGAGGCTAATAAAAAAGCTGAAGATAATATGGAGATAATCTGTAAAGTGGCTGAACACTCACAAAAAACAGTATTCTCCTATGATAGTAACACTAAAACTCTATCTATAAAGACAAATCTTTTTGATAACTTTTTTTTAAAAGATTTAAGTTCTGATAAAGTTATAAATAATTTTCCAGAAAGTTTAATAAGTTCAAATATAGTTGATCAAGATAGTATTAAAAATCTAAGAAAACTGTTCTGTGATGAGCATGATCAAAATTTTATAGAGATAAAAACAATTGTTAACAATAAAGAGGAGTGGAGTAGAATCTCTATTTATAATAAATTTAGTGATAAGAAAAATAACTTTGATGATATAGTTGGAATAATCGAAAATATCACACAAGAAAAACTTAGAGAATCTGAGCATGAGAAAAAATTAGAAATCTATGAAAAATTGATAAAAAATGCCATTTTTTATGCAAAAGCTGATCTATGTACTGATACTGTCTTTGAATTAAATGGAAAAAATGTAAAATTAAAGTTATCTGAATTTATAAGGAATGATTTTTTACTAAAAATTAAAGATCAATACTTAGACTATGTTATTGAAAAATTTTCTCTTGAAAATTTAAATCATATTTTTACTGAGGGTAATGATCTATTGAAATTAGAGTTTTTAGTTGAAAATAAAAAAGTAGAGCAATGGGTATCTTGTATTATTTACAAAATAAGTTCAAATGATAATAATAAAATCCTATTTGTTGTTAAAGATATTGATCAGAAGAAAAAAAGAGAATTAGAACTAAAAAATAGAGCTGAAAAAGATGGATTAACAGGACTTTATAACTCTATCACTTTGAGAAATAAAATCGAAGAAACTTTACAAATTAAAAATCATAATGATTTGAAAAAGGTATTTATTATCTTGGACTTAGATAATTTCAAAGAGATAAATGATAAATTTGGTCATAGCTATGGAGATAAAGTTTTAATTGAAATAGCTCAAATTTTGAAAAATAAGTTCAGACCTAATGATATTATTGGACGTTTAGGTGGGGATGAATTTGTAATTTTCTTAAATGGAGTAGAGAATTATGAAGCTGCTGAAAAATATATAGAGTGCTTGAAACTAGCTGTTGAAAAGGTGTATAAAAAAGAGAGTGTAACTGTTAAAATCAGCGGTTCTATTGGCTTTTCTATATCTCCTGATGATGGTTCAACATTTGAGGAGTTATATACACGAGCAGATTTAGCTCTGTATGAAATAAAAAAATGTGGTAAAAACAACTATAAAAAATATACCAGATAA
- the aroA gene encoding 3-phosphoshikimate 1-carboxyvinyltransferase, whose translation MKVKIYPSKAEGDIKLPPSKSMAHRAIICATLARGKSKIENIAYSEDILATIAGMRKLGANISEMEDSLIVEGIEDFSRFNDNKIDCNESGSTLRFFIPIFSLTGKNIEFYGRNRLLKRPQKIYEKIFKDQGLVFEQDDEKIVIDGSLKSGEYVVDGNISSQFISGLLFTLPLLNGDSIIKINPPFESKSYMDLTIDMLKTFGVEVEYRDELEIYIKGNQKYRATDYRVEGDYSQLGFFAVLGALNNDIVCKGLKLDSKQGDREIVNIIKRAGLKVEEQEDGYKFYSGTPKEMDIDLENCPDLGPILTVLLAYGEGKSKIYNAQRLRLKESDRIEAMEIELKKMGVEITSDESSITIVGKSNYNSCIDAFGHKDHRIVMSLAVMATLLDKPLTIEGAEAINKSYPKFFEDLSSLGIKIEYL comes from the coding sequence ATGAAAGTTAAAATATATCCGTCTAAAGCTGAAGGAGATATAAAGCTCCCACCCTCTAAAAGTATGGCTCATAGAGCGATAATATGTGCAACTTTAGCTAGAGGAAAAAGTAAAATAGAAAATATAGCATATTCAGAGGATATTTTAGCAACTATTGCAGGAATGAGAAAATTGGGAGCAAATATCTCTGAGATGGAAGACAGTCTGATAGTAGAGGGGATTGAGGATTTTTCAAGATTTAATGATAATAAAATTGATTGTAATGAGTCTGGCTCTACACTGAGGTTTTTTATACCTATCTTCTCTCTCACTGGAAAAAATATAGAGTTCTATGGGAGAAATAGATTATTAAAAAGACCACAGAAGATATATGAAAAAATATTTAAGGATCAGGGGTTAGTATTTGAGCAAGATGACGAGAAGATTGTAATAGATGGAAGTTTAAAGTCAGGAGAGTATGTAGTAGATGGAAATATCAGCTCACAATTTATAAGTGGACTACTATTTACACTTCCTTTACTCAATGGAGATTCAATAATAAAAATCAATCCTCCATTTGAATCAAAATCATATATGGATTTAACAATTGATATGCTTAAAACTTTTGGTGTAGAGGTTGAATATAGAGATGAACTAGAGATCTACATCAAGGGAAATCAAAAATATAGAGCAACTGATTATAGAGTTGAGGGAGATTATTCACAACTTGGATTTTTTGCAGTGTTGGGAGCTTTGAATAATGATATAGTTTGTAAAGGGTTGAAGTTAGACTCAAAACAGGGAGATCGAGAGATTGTAAATATCATAAAAAGAGCAGGGTTAAAAGTTGAAGAGCAAGAAGATGGATATAAATTTTATAGTGGAACTCCTAAGGAGATGGATATAGATTTAGAGAATTGTCCAGATCTTGGCCCTATTTTAACAGTTTTGTTAGCTTATGGAGAGGGAAAATCTAAAATTTATAATGCTCAAAGATTGAGACTAAAAGAGAGTGATAGAATTGAAGCTATGGAGATTGAATTAAAAAAAATGGGTGTTGAGATCACCTCTGATGAAAGTAGTATAACTATTGTTGGAAAGAGTAATTATAACTCTTGTATAGATGCTTTTGGACACAAAGATCATAGAATTGTAATGAGTTTGGCTGTGATGGCTACTCTCTTAGATAAACCTCTTACTATTGAAGGAGCAGAGGCTATTAATAAATCTTATCCTAAATTTTTTGAAGATTTATCAAGCTTAGGAATAAAAATAGAGTATTTATAA
- a CDS encoding chorismate mutase yields MNRLELARIEINRVDKEIAKLFEERMKAVEEVINFKIENNLDILDSSRENEVIKRNKKLIEEKKYEKYYVDLITNMMRISKNYQKEIVDKYSKGE; encoded by the coding sequence ATGAATAGATTAGAATTAGCTAGAATAGAGATAAATAGGGTAGATAAAGAGATTGCTAAGCTTTTTGAAGAGAGAATGAAAGCTGTTGAAGAGGTTATTAATTTCAAAATTGAAAACAACTTAGATATTTTAGATTCTTCCAGAGAAAATGAGGTTATTAAAAGAAATAAAAAACTCATTGAGGAAAAAAAATATGAAAAATACTATGTAGATCTAATTACAAATATGATGAGAATATCAAAAAATTATCAGAAGGAGATAGTTGATAAATATAGTAAGGGGGAGTAA